A portion of the Edaphobacter lichenicola genome contains these proteins:
- a CDS encoding methyltransferase, TIGR04325 family: protein MTARFVEGVGRFRAGQYLLRGFQTLPLTRSLYRGLVGYRRPFASLEEAEAAVSRYSGGGHEHPQNVKNHLGMYSRARPSDYPALFYLRPILPGIRRVFDLGGNSGNLFYSYSNYLSWPEGLLWQVMDLPGNMAAGEAIAKEREAHQLQFTGAWSDADGADLLIVSGSLHYLHRPLAEMIGELKVRPSYILINRTPMTDGAPVATIQDLGIFRIACMIHNKGQVIRDLEQLDYVVVDEWKAHELSLEIPGYPELRVPAYTGIFLRRKDIPEPGLQLSAIE, encoded by the coding sequence TTGACAGCTCGATTCGTAGAAGGCGTTGGGCGTTTTCGCGCGGGCCAGTATCTTCTGCGAGGCTTTCAAACGCTGCCGCTGACACGTTCGCTTTATCGAGGGCTGGTTGGCTATCGGCGACCGTTTGCGTCGCTTGAAGAGGCAGAGGCCGCGGTCTCGCGCTATTCAGGTGGTGGGCACGAGCATCCGCAGAATGTGAAGAACCATCTGGGCATGTACTCGCGTGCGAGGCCCAGCGACTATCCGGCGCTGTTTTATCTTCGGCCGATATTGCCTGGCATCCGGAGGGTCTTCGACCTGGGAGGAAATTCGGGCAATCTCTTTTATTCTTATTCGAATTATCTGAGCTGGCCTGAGGGCTTGCTATGGCAAGTGATGGATCTGCCGGGGAATATGGCTGCTGGCGAGGCTATCGCGAAGGAACGCGAGGCACATCAGCTCCAGTTCACTGGTGCATGGAGCGATGCTGACGGAGCGGATTTGTTGATCGTCTCCGGGTCGCTTCACTATCTGCATCGTCCACTGGCGGAGATGATTGGCGAGCTGAAGGTGAGGCCTTCGTACATCTTGATTAACCGGACACCGATGACGGATGGTGCGCCAGTCGCGACGATTCAGGACCTCGGGATCTTTCGCATTGCGTGCATGATTCATAACAAGGGTCAAGTGATTCGCGATTTAGAGCAGCTCGATTATGTTGTGGTCGACGAGTGGAAGGCGCATGAGCTCTCGCTGGAGATTCCAGGGTATCCGGAGCTTCGTGTTCCTGCTTATACGGGAATTTTTCTTCGTCGAAAGGATATCCCGGAGCCTGGATTGCAGCTTTCGGCAATAGAATAA
- a CDS encoding FecR family protein has product MKIRFGYGMFLTIAFSLAGVVAAGAQSGAAGEQSNPLDVESASTAHVATADAPAATVPAASAPVGAPIDNGARPGDSHVRIVRLSDVKGTLSLDRKTGNGFEATMSNMPIIEGEKLRTAEGYAEIEFEDNSTLRVAPHSLVEFPLLALRSSGAKASTIQVVRGMVYVNLQSTKGNEFVLRAGDQTVTVSPSTHMRMTVDNGQTVVSVFNGNVEVVHGSATTMVTKKETLTLGGDQVVVAKKIEEEPYDAWDKDANDYHARYSQANAMVAGGSTYGLSDLNYYGNFINGGAFGSFWQPYLIGAGWSPYGNGLWALYPGAGYSWVSPYPWGWLPYHSGTWSFFPGYGWGWQPGGTFNGLNNVAGVAGFAGGPVGPSVHSPLRAATPQAPTVGGSSLVLANSTPMVMSKEERPGNFVFQQNSAGLGVPRGSLGSLNKISNQVGQRGSASMPVYAASFSSGMMPSSRGAVSGPVTLRAGAPMQGGNPGFASPSGAGSFGGASASPAASHSMAAPSASGSAGGGAHGGSSSK; this is encoded by the coding sequence ATGAAGATCCGATTTGGATACGGAATGTTTCTGACGATCGCGTTTTCGTTAGCGGGAGTTGTGGCTGCGGGGGCACAGAGTGGAGCGGCCGGAGAGCAAAGCAATCCTTTGGATGTGGAATCAGCATCGACCGCTCATGTGGCGACGGCTGATGCGCCAGCGGCTACTGTGCCGGCGGCCAGTGCGCCTGTGGGCGCACCCATCGACAATGGTGCGCGGCCTGGCGACTCGCATGTGAGGATTGTGCGATTGAGCGATGTGAAGGGTACGCTCTCGCTGGATCGCAAGACGGGGAACGGCTTTGAAGCGACGATGTCGAATATGCCGATCATCGAAGGCGAGAAGCTTCGGACCGCTGAAGGGTATGCAGAGATCGAGTTTGAAGACAACAGCACGCTGCGCGTGGCGCCGCACTCACTGGTGGAGTTTCCGCTGTTGGCGTTGCGGAGTTCGGGTGCGAAGGCCTCGACGATACAGGTGGTGCGCGGCATGGTGTATGTAAACCTGCAGAGCACGAAGGGCAATGAGTTCGTTCTGCGGGCGGGAGATCAGACGGTGACGGTTTCGCCGTCGACGCATATGCGGATGACGGTGGACAACGGGCAGACGGTGGTGTCGGTCTTCAACGGAAACGTGGAAGTGGTGCACGGCTCAGCGACGACGATGGTGACGAAGAAGGAGACGCTGACGCTGGGCGGGGATCAGGTGGTTGTCGCGAAGAAGATTGAAGAAGAGCCGTACGATGCGTGGGACAAGGACGCGAACGACTATCATGCGCGGTACTCGCAGGCGAATGCGATGGTGGCTGGTGGTTCGACCTACGGATTGAGTGACCTGAACTACTACGGGAACTTTATTAATGGCGGAGCGTTTGGATCTTTCTGGCAGCCGTATCTTATCGGCGCGGGATGGAGTCCGTACGGCAATGGCTTGTGGGCTTTGTATCCGGGGGCGGGCTACTCGTGGGTGTCTCCATATCCATGGGGATGGCTGCCGTATCACTCGGGAACGTGGTCGTTCTTCCCGGGATATGGATGGGGCTGGCAACCGGGTGGTACGTTTAATGGGTTGAACAATGTTGCGGGCGTTGCTGGGTTCGCAGGGGGTCCGGTTGGGCCTTCGGTGCATTCGCCGTTGCGCGCTGCGACGCCACAGGCGCCCACCGTGGGAGGGAGTTCGCTGGTGCTGGCGAACAGTACGCCGATGGTGATGTCGAAAGAAGAGAGGCCGGGGAACTTCGTGTTTCAACAGAACTCCGCGGGGCTGGGCGTTCCGAGAGGATCGCTCGGGAGCCTGAACAAGATTTCAAATCAGGTGGGACAGCGTGGGTCGGCGAGTATGCCGGTGTATGCCGCTTCGTTTTCGTCGGGGATGATGCCGTCGAGTCGCGGCGCGGTCAGTGGGCCGGTGACGTTGCGGGCCGGAGCGCCGATGCAGGGTGGCAACCCAGGGTTTGCTTCGCCATCTGGTGCGGGATCTTTTGGGGGAGCTTCGGCGTCGCCGGCAGCTTCTCACAGCATGGCTGCTCCTTCGGCAAGTGGTTCTGCAGGCGGCGGGGCTCACGGCGGGTCGAGTTCGAAGTAG
- a CDS encoding DinB family protein: MRRVLLVMLLAVVASSSFAIAQQQKPMTLKAVLLEQLQTTHNKAEWFVPANTAVAGLTPAQASWTDKSGNHSVGQLANHLVFWDRESLAKFKGEKPAKFDGNNDETFNNFDEKSWNDTVKQLDQVMTDWEQAVESADDAKIALWASTIAHVGAHNAYHIGQIVYVRKLQGVWDPNKGVK, encoded by the coding sequence ATGAGACGAGTTCTACTTGTTATGTTGCTGGCTGTTGTGGCTTCTTCGAGCTTTGCCATCGCGCAGCAACAGAAGCCGATGACGCTGAAGGCTGTTTTGCTGGAGCAGCTGCAGACGACGCACAACAAAGCGGAGTGGTTTGTTCCGGCGAATACCGCAGTTGCGGGTTTGACGCCGGCGCAGGCTAGTTGGACCGATAAGAGTGGGAATCATTCGGTGGGGCAACTGGCGAATCATCTGGTGTTCTGGGATCGTGAGTCGCTCGCGAAGTTCAAGGGCGAGAAGCCGGCGAAGTTCGATGGCAACAATGACGAGACCTTCAACAACTTCGATGAGAAGAGTTGGAACGATACGGTGAAGCAGCTCGACCAGGTGATGACGGACTGGGAGCAGGCTGTGGAGTCTGCTGATGACGCGAAGATCGCGCTGTGGGCGTCAACGATTGCGCATGTGGGAGCACATAACGCTTACCACATTGGACAGATCGTGTATGTGCGAAAGCTGCAGGGGGTTTGGGATCCGAATAAGGGTGTGAAGTAG
- the ychF gene encoding redox-regulated ATPase YchF, whose translation MPLNCGIVGLPNVGKSTIFNALTSAKAQAANYPFCTIDPNTGVVTVPDERLQKISALIKPKSLVPTTMEFIDIAGLVEGASKGEGLGNQFLGHIRATDAVCHVVRCFDDPEVIHVAGGVNPLHDIDIINTELLLADLDTVDKRHTKVEKLNKSTSADHKIKTEFAALSKLKAALEAGKPARTVDLSDEEKPFTRDLFLITAKPQLYVANVDEAGLITGNAYTAAVEKRAEEEGSQVVRICGQMEAEIAQLEPAERDEFLKEMGLAEPGLNRLIHSAYRLLDLITYFTAGVQEVRAWTIRRGTKAPGAAGVIHSDFEKGFIKADCYASDDLFTYGSEQAVKEKGLLRSEGKEYVVKDGDILFFKFNV comes from the coding sequence ATGCCATTGAACTGCGGAATCGTTGGTCTCCCCAACGTAGGAAAATCAACGATCTTCAACGCCCTCACCTCAGCCAAGGCGCAAGCCGCCAACTACCCCTTCTGCACCATCGACCCCAACACCGGCGTCGTCACCGTGCCCGATGAGCGCCTCCAGAAGATCTCCGCACTCATCAAGCCCAAATCGCTCGTCCCCACCACGATGGAGTTCATCGACATCGCCGGCCTCGTCGAAGGCGCCAGCAAGGGCGAAGGCCTCGGCAACCAGTTCCTCGGCCACATCCGCGCCACCGACGCCGTCTGCCACGTCGTCCGCTGCTTCGACGACCCCGAGGTCATCCACGTCGCCGGCGGCGTCAACCCCCTCCACGACATCGACATCATCAACACCGAGCTCCTCCTCGCCGACCTCGACACCGTCGACAAGCGCCACACCAAGGTCGAAAAGCTCAACAAGTCCACCTCCGCCGACCACAAGATTAAAACCGAGTTCGCCGCTCTCTCCAAACTGAAGGCCGCCCTCGAAGCCGGCAAGCCAGCCCGCACCGTCGACCTCTCCGATGAAGAAAAGCCCTTCACCCGCGACCTCTTCCTCATCACCGCGAAGCCCCAGCTCTACGTCGCCAACGTCGACGAAGCAGGCCTCATCACCGGCAACGCCTACACCGCCGCAGTAGAAAAGCGCGCCGAAGAAGAGGGAAGCCAGGTCGTCCGCATCTGCGGCCAGATGGAAGCTGAAATCGCCCAACTCGAACCCGCCGAACGCGACGAGTTCCTCAAAGAGATGGGCCTTGCCGAACCCGGCCTCAACCGCCTCATCCACTCCGCCTACCGCCTGCTCGACCTCATCACCTACTTCACCGCCGGCGTGCAGGAGGTCCGCGCCTGGACCATCCGCCGCGGCACCAAGGCCCCCGGCGCCGCAGGCGTGATCCACTCCGACTTCGAAAAGGGCTTCATCAAAGCCGACTGCTACGCCTCCGACGACCTCTTCACCTACGGCAGCGAGCAAGCCGTCAAAGAAAAGGGCCTTCTCCGCTCCGAAGGCAAAGAGTACGTCGTCAAAGACGGCGACATCCTCTTCTTCAAATTCAACGTCTAG
- a CDS encoding prephenate dehydrogenase, which produces MERVFIIGTGLIGASTGLALRSAGFAGSIIGWDASQLEMAGAVQMGAIDGRAANREDATELAQLANVVVLAVPVLAIKDWMQQLAPVLRPGQLVTDVGSTKLEIVELAQQLFAGSETATFLPGHPMAGKESGGALLAEAGLFDGAMWLFTPTSSEMTAIEKDWRAWVGCFGSRTLDMDATRHDELCAWVSHLPQMLSTALAALLEDRFGDAPEIAAIGGRALRETTRLGASPYSMWRDVAMTNTGPVADTLLALEQRLQHVRENLRTPELRDEFALANRFRQRR; this is translated from the coding sequence GTGGAGCGGGTTTTCATCATCGGGACTGGGTTGATCGGAGCTTCGACGGGTCTGGCTTTGCGCTCGGCGGGGTTTGCGGGCAGCATTATTGGGTGGGACGCGAGTCAGCTCGAGATGGCTGGGGCCGTGCAGATGGGTGCGATCGATGGCAGAGCTGCGAATCGTGAGGACGCGACCGAGCTGGCGCAGCTGGCCAACGTTGTTGTGTTGGCGGTGCCGGTGTTGGCGATCAAAGACTGGATGCAGCAGTTAGCGCCTGTGTTACGTCCGGGGCAGCTCGTAACCGATGTTGGAAGTACAAAGCTTGAGATTGTCGAGCTGGCGCAGCAGTTGTTTGCCGGTAGCGAAACGGCAACTTTTTTGCCGGGACACCCAATGGCTGGCAAGGAGTCTGGCGGGGCTTTGCTGGCAGAGGCGGGATTGTTCGATGGAGCGATGTGGCTGTTTACGCCAACCAGCTCTGAGATGACTGCGATAGAGAAAGACTGGCGCGCATGGGTTGGATGTTTTGGCTCCCGAACACTGGACATGGATGCAACGCGGCACGACGAGTTATGTGCCTGGGTGAGTCATTTGCCGCAGATGCTTTCGACTGCGCTTGCTGCACTGCTGGAGGATCGGTTCGGCGATGCGCCGGAGATTGCGGCGATTGGTGGACGCGCGCTGCGTGAGACGACGCGCCTGGGAGCGAGCCCTTACAGCATGTGGCGGGACGTCGCGATGACCAACACCGGACCGGTTGCGGATACTTTGTTGGCTCTTGAACAACGGCTGCAGCATGTACGGGAGAATCTGCGAACTCCGGAGCTGCGGGATGAGTTTGCGTTAGCGAACCGGTTTCGTCAGCGCCGGTGA
- a CDS encoding DinB family protein — translation MQAKRVMCAMAMVMTTGLAMGQAPAAPAGPTGPAAEVQRSYTTFKTNILKSADKMPDADYQFKPTPDVRTYARVLNHVTEAQFRTCGALNGTAAADIQKPPADTADKATIIEALKLSFAACDKAFGATTDANLADMFDVFNAKRSRIGILWGTVAHDDEQYATLALYLRLKGLAPPSSEK, via the coding sequence ATGCAAGCGAAGCGTGTGATGTGCGCGATGGCGATGGTGATGACAACTGGGCTGGCGATGGGACAGGCGCCGGCTGCTCCGGCGGGGCCGACCGGACCGGCGGCTGAGGTACAGCGAAGCTATACAACCTTTAAAACGAACATTCTGAAGTCTGCCGACAAGATGCCGGATGCTGACTATCAGTTCAAGCCGACGCCGGATGTGCGAACCTATGCGCGCGTACTAAATCATGTCACCGAGGCGCAGTTCAGGACCTGCGGCGCGTTGAATGGTACGGCAGCGGCTGATATACAGAAGCCGCCGGCGGATACTGCGGATAAAGCAACGATCATCGAAGCGCTGAAGCTTTCGTTCGCGGCTTGCGATAAGGCGTTTGGGGCGACTACGGATGCAAACCTTGCAGATATGTTCGACGTGTTCAACGCAAAGCGGTCGCGCATTGGTATTTTGTGGGGAACGGTGGCGCATGACGATGAACAGTATGCGACGCTTGCTTTGTACCTGCGGTTGAAGGGGTTGGCACCTCCCAGCAGTGAGAAGTAA
- a CDS encoding energy transducer TonB, translated as MDTIGKPVAPPKRTPTYAIASMSLHLLLVAAFVHQSASWVAPIRLPGSPHGTNLLLTYSPGRAPLQASVPNAKTQPKQAEATTPLPAPPQPKLKETTASPNTSSPASAQPDSAAGADSLGSGNINIALVSYFPTPKPDLSALPRGTKGDVILDIVIDTTGKIADIKMASGLGHGIDENVIATVQQWTFHPATKDGQPVASEQELHFHYEKS; from the coding sequence ATGGACACTATCGGCAAGCCAGTTGCACCTCCAAAGCGCACGCCGACGTACGCCATCGCCTCCATGTCGCTGCATCTTCTTCTTGTAGCTGCGTTCGTACACCAAAGCGCCTCCTGGGTAGCACCCATCCGCCTTCCAGGAAGTCCCCATGGCACCAACCTCTTGCTAACGTATTCGCCCGGCAGAGCACCGCTTCAAGCCTCCGTGCCCAACGCAAAGACTCAGCCCAAACAAGCCGAAGCGACCACCCCTCTCCCTGCGCCGCCTCAGCCAAAGCTGAAAGAAACGACCGCCTCTCCCAACACCAGCTCACCAGCCTCCGCGCAGCCCGACTCCGCCGCAGGCGCAGACTCTCTCGGCTCCGGCAACATCAACATTGCTCTGGTCAGCTATTTCCCGACGCCCAAACCTGACCTCTCCGCCCTCCCACGCGGCACAAAGGGCGATGTCATCCTCGACATTGTCATCGACACCACCGGAAAGATCGCTGACATCAAGATGGCCAGCGGCCTCGGCCACGGCATCGACGAAAACGTAATCGCTACCGTCCAGCAGTGGACCTTCCATCCCGCCACCAAAGACGGCCAGCCCGTAGCCAGCGAGCAGGAGCTTCACTTCCACTACGAAAAGTCCTGA
- the aroF gene encoding 3-deoxy-7-phosphoheptulonate synthase: MIVAMHGQATEENIQQVIERMVELGFNVHRTTGAAQTILAGVGTPEHFEVAEFKVLAGVYDAYRISSPYKLAGRSFRPEGTTVTFPNGVVVGGREVVVMAGPCSVESREQILTSAKQVSAAGGKFLRGGAFKPRSSPYSFQGMGLDGLKLLREVSDETGLLVITEVMEISQIELMLPYIDCFQVGARNMQNFNLLRELGHVRKPVLMKRGISATIEEVLLSAEYILSGGNYNLMLCERGIRTYETYTRNTMDISAIPVLKKLTHLPVLGDPSHGVGIRDLVPPMALASVAAGADGLLMEMHPNPDKAMSDGAQSLYPEQLQKLMTQLRQLAPVVGRTIG, encoded by the coding sequence ATGATAGTTGCGATGCATGGTCAGGCGACCGAAGAGAACATACAGCAGGTGATCGAGCGAATGGTGGAGCTCGGCTTCAATGTTCACCGAACAACAGGAGCGGCACAGACGATTTTGGCGGGGGTTGGGACGCCGGAGCACTTTGAGGTTGCGGAGTTCAAGGTGCTGGCGGGTGTGTATGACGCTTACCGCATCTCTTCGCCGTACAAGCTGGCGGGGCGGAGCTTTCGTCCGGAAGGGACGACGGTTACGTTTCCGAACGGCGTGGTTGTTGGTGGAAGAGAAGTTGTTGTCATGGCTGGGCCGTGCTCCGTGGAATCACGGGAACAGATCTTGACGAGCGCGAAGCAGGTTTCGGCGGCGGGCGGGAAGTTTCTACGAGGTGGAGCTTTCAAGCCAAGGAGTTCGCCATATAGCTTTCAGGGTATGGGGCTCGATGGGCTGAAGCTGCTACGTGAGGTTTCGGATGAGACCGGGCTGCTCGTGATTACAGAGGTGATGGAGATCTCGCAGATCGAGTTGATGCTGCCTTATATCGATTGCTTCCAGGTGGGTGCGCGGAATATGCAGAACTTCAATCTGCTGCGAGAGCTGGGTCATGTGCGTAAGCCGGTGCTGATGAAGCGCGGGATCTCGGCGACGATTGAAGAGGTGCTGTTGAGCGCGGAGTACATCTTGTCGGGTGGGAACTACAACCTGATGCTATGCGAACGCGGAATCCGGACCTACGAGACGTATACGCGGAACACGATGGATATCTCTGCGATTCCAGTGCTGAAGAAGTTGACGCATCTTCCGGTGCTTGGCGATCCGTCGCACGGTGTGGGTATTCGCGATCTGGTTCCCCCGATGGCGCTGGCTAGTGTTGCTGCTGGGGCGGATGGGCTTTTGATGGAGATGCATCCGAATCCCGACAAAGCCATGAGCGATGGGGCACAGAGTTTGTATCCTGAACAGTTACAAAAATTGATGACGCAACTGCGGCAGCTGGCACCAGTGGTAGGCAGGACAATCGGGTAA
- a CDS encoding D-alanine--D-alanine ligase family protein produces MAKQTKKAKQTKKTSTPKLRVGILFGGRSGEHEVSLLSAASILKSIDSTKYEVIPIGITKQGQWLSSGDAQHLLAGDTKPAPTRKKNAATKSITLNASADLAQGSTALAQQNGSLAQSLDVIFPVLHGTFGEDGTIQGLFELADIAYVGSGVLGSATGMDKTAMKQLFAAAGLPQTPHVNLLRSEWKSDAKRCIKRIEKKLTYPVFVKPANLGSSVGISKVHDRSELAPAMDLAASFDRKLIIEQGVGGPGAKPRELEVAVLGNDSPEASVVGEIVPGAEFYDYNAKYHSDASIPIIPAQLSKSESKEIREMAIAAFRACDCAGLARVDFLMEPAFKNKKGRESKSARIYLNEINTMPGFTSISMYPKLWEATGVPYSQLIDRLIALATERHKEKQQTTFTRV; encoded by the coding sequence ATGGCAAAGCAGACGAAAAAAGCAAAGCAGACAAAAAAAACCTCCACCCCGAAACTCCGCGTCGGAATCCTCTTCGGCGGCCGCTCCGGCGAGCACGAAGTCTCCCTCCTCTCCGCCGCGTCCATCCTCAAGTCCATCGACAGCACAAAGTACGAAGTCATCCCCATCGGTATCACCAAGCAAGGCCAGTGGCTCAGCTCCGGAGATGCGCAGCACCTGCTGGCAGGCGACACAAAACCCGCGCCAACACGGAAGAAAAACGCCGCCACGAAATCCATCACACTCAACGCAAGCGCCGATCTGGCGCAGGGAAGCACCGCCCTCGCGCAACAAAACGGCTCCCTCGCCCAGTCGCTCGACGTCATCTTTCCCGTCCTCCACGGCACCTTCGGCGAAGACGGCACTATCCAGGGCCTCTTCGAACTAGCCGACATCGCCTACGTCGGCTCTGGCGTTCTCGGCTCCGCAACAGGCATGGACAAGACCGCGATGAAGCAGCTCTTCGCCGCTGCCGGCCTGCCCCAAACGCCTCACGTCAACCTCCTCCGCAGCGAATGGAAGTCCGACGCGAAGCGCTGCATCAAGCGCATCGAAAAGAAACTCACCTATCCCGTCTTCGTAAAACCCGCGAATCTAGGCTCTTCCGTAGGCATCAGCAAAGTCCACGATCGCAGCGAACTCGCTCCCGCGATGGACCTCGCCGCCAGCTTCGACCGCAAGCTCATCATCGAGCAGGGTGTCGGTGGCCCCGGCGCCAAGCCCCGCGAACTCGAAGTAGCCGTCCTCGGCAACGACTCGCCCGAGGCCTCCGTCGTCGGCGAGATAGTCCCCGGCGCCGAGTTCTATGACTACAACGCCAAGTACCACTCCGACGCTTCCATCCCCATCATTCCCGCGCAACTCAGCAAATCCGAATCAAAAGAAATCCGCGAGATGGCCATCGCCGCCTTCCGCGCCTGCGACTGCGCCGGTCTCGCCCGCGTCGACTTCCTCATGGAGCCCGCCTTCAAAAACAAGAAGGGCAGGGAATCGAAGTCCGCCCGGATCTATCTCAACGAAATCAACACCATGCCCGGATTTACCAGCATCAGCATGTATCCCAAACTCTGGGAGGCCACCGGCGTCCCTTACTCGCAACTCATCGACCGCCTCATCGCGTTAGCCACCGAGCGCCATAAAGAAAAGCAACAGACCACCTTCACCCGCGTCTAA
- a CDS encoding threonine ammonia-lyase: protein MSDSINQVSISLADVAAARERVRGSIYYSPCPHSQMLSSLTGQQVYLKLENLQMTGSFKERGALNRIATLTPAQAARGVVAASAGNHAQGVAYHATKRGIRALIVMPLATPLVKVTATRGFGAEVILHGANYDEACEEATRLCQAEGMTFIHPFDDAVVMAGQGTIGLELLEQIPQLEAVVVPIGGGGLIGGVACAIKESRPGIRVIGVQTSRLPSMLAARGEGRPVTLEPSTTIADGIAVRRVGDVTFPVVERYVDEIVTVDEDEIASAILVLLEREKTLAEGAGATALAALLQKKTSLNGAHTAVMVCGGNIDVTLLSRIIERGLVQDGRMIRLRIHLLDKPGALAELTRLIASYRANIVDTLYNRAYYGVNLGDTTIDITIETRGREQVDELLAALTEGGYRHSRVI from the coding sequence GTGAGCGATTCGATAAACCAAGTTAGTATCAGTCTCGCCGATGTGGCTGCGGCGCGTGAGCGGGTGCGGGGGTCGATCTACTACTCGCCTTGTCCGCATTCGCAGATGCTGTCTTCCCTAACGGGACAGCAGGTTTATTTGAAGCTGGAAAACCTGCAGATGACGGGCTCATTCAAGGAGCGCGGAGCGTTGAACCGGATTGCGACGCTGACACCGGCGCAGGCTGCTCGGGGCGTGGTCGCTGCGAGTGCCGGCAATCATGCACAGGGGGTTGCGTATCATGCGACGAAGCGTGGGATTCGGGCGCTGATCGTGATGCCGTTGGCAACGCCGCTGGTGAAGGTGACGGCGACGCGTGGGTTCGGCGCTGAGGTCATTCTGCATGGCGCAAACTACGACGAGGCCTGCGAGGAGGCGACGCGACTGTGCCAGGCGGAGGGGATGACGTTCATTCATCCGTTCGACGATGCGGTCGTGATGGCAGGGCAAGGGACGATAGGGCTGGAGTTGCTGGAGCAGATTCCGCAGCTGGAGGCTGTTGTTGTGCCGATTGGCGGGGGTGGGCTGATTGGCGGAGTGGCATGCGCGATCAAAGAGTCACGTCCTGGGATTCGCGTGATTGGAGTACAGACTTCGAGACTGCCTTCGATGTTAGCTGCACGTGGCGAGGGGCGGCCGGTAACGCTGGAGCCTTCGACGACGATCGCCGACGGTATTGCGGTGCGGCGCGTGGGTGATGTTACTTTTCCAGTGGTCGAACGGTATGTCGATGAGATTGTGACCGTCGATGAAGACGAGATCGCTTCGGCGATTCTGGTTTTGCTGGAGCGCGAGAAGACTCTTGCCGAGGGAGCAGGTGCGACTGCGTTGGCAGCGCTACTGCAGAAGAAGACTTCGCTCAACGGGGCTCATACTGCCGTGATGGTGTGCGGTGGAAACATCGATGTAACACTGCTGAGCAGAATCATCGAGCGCGGTTTGGTGCAGGATGGGCGCATGATTCGGTTGCGGATTCATCTGCTGGATAAGCCGGGAGCGCTGGCGGAGTTGACTCGGCTGATCGCAAGTTATCGCGCGAACATTGTGGACACGTTGTACAACCGTGCTTACTATGGCGTGAATCTGGGAGATACAACCATCGATATCACGATTGAGACGCGTGGGCGAGAGCAGGTGGATGAGTTGCTGGCGGCGCTGACAGAGGGTGGATACAGGCACAGCAGGGTCATTTAG
- a CDS encoding VWA domain-containing protein, whose amino-acid sequence MKMRLREFVVFVGVWSGAAFAQTTLHTTTTLVVVPTLVQTPDKDLVFSLRAEDFVLTDNGVPQKVTLEEETRRPLSLVVLMQTGGDARGQFPSYAHLDTMIAELLGEPPNEVSVVNFDSQPEAASPFTTNVAEWGDAIDHPDVGDRGAAIFDGIAYGLDLLQKRPAGNRRAILLISQAHDVGSKTPLKELVRGLGETNTAIYSVTFSAEKTAARQAFKDPPHLNPPISLYPSDGGIKPYNDPARPVAGFKLDAPLALIFGAMSKNTSAEVATLSGGEWSSFDNAQELSRDLGVLTNHLHNSYVLSFTPTSSEPGLHTIKVRLARHPELVVSARSNYWASDQSSQK is encoded by the coding sequence ATGAAGATGAGGCTCCGAGAGTTCGTTGTTTTCGTTGGTGTATGGAGCGGCGCTGCGTTTGCGCAAACGACGCTCCATACCACGACGACGCTGGTGGTTGTGCCGACGCTGGTGCAGACACCGGATAAAGATCTGGTGTTCTCGCTTCGCGCGGAAGATTTTGTGTTGACTGACAATGGGGTTCCGCAGAAGGTGACGCTGGAGGAGGAGACGAGGCGGCCACTGTCGCTGGTGGTGCTGATGCAGACGGGTGGGGATGCGCGTGGGCAGTTTCCGAGCTATGCGCATCTCGACACGATGATCGCGGAGCTGCTGGGAGAGCCTCCGAACGAGGTATCGGTCGTGAATTTCGACAGCCAACCGGAGGCTGCGTCTCCTTTTACGACGAACGTTGCGGAGTGGGGCGATGCGATCGATCATCCTGATGTGGGAGATCGAGGAGCCGCGATCTTCGACGGCATCGCATATGGACTTGATCTCCTGCAGAAGCGGCCTGCGGGAAATCGCCGTGCGATTCTGCTGATCAGCCAGGCGCATGATGTTGGGAGCAAGACGCCGCTGAAGGAGCTTGTGAGGGGGCTGGGCGAGACGAATACCGCGATCTACAGCGTGACGTTTTCAGCGGAGAAGACGGCGGCGAGACAGGCGTTCAAGGATCCGCCGCATCTGAACCCGCCGATCTCGCTATATCCTTCCGATGGCGGGATCAAGCCCTATAACGATCCAGCGAGACCTGTCGCGGGGTTCAAGCTGGATGCGCCGCTGGCGTTGATCTTTGGGGCGATGAGCAAGAATACGTCGGCTGAGGTTGCGACGTTGTCCGGAGGCGAGTGGAGCAGCTTCGATAATGCGCAGGAGCTGTCGCGGGATCTTGGAGTGCTGACGAATCACCTCCACAACAGCTATGTTCTCAGCTTTACCCCGACCTCTTCGGAGCCGGGCCTGCATACGATCAAGGTTCGGCTGGCTCGTCATCCGGAGTTAGTGGTGTCAGCGCGGAGCAACTATTGGGCCTCAGATCAGTCGAGTCAGAAATGA